A region of the Corticium candelabrum chromosome 4, ooCorCand1.1, whole genome shotgun sequence genome:
TTCCTGACATTGCTGACTATGCAAGGTGTTGCAGCTGGGCGCGGTTGTACGGAACGTGGTGATAtattgtgtgtgggtgtgggtgtgtgtatcTAGGAAACTAGTGCTGCTTCCTGCCAAGATATCTCAGTGTCAATTTGTTCTTGATTTCTTTTCTGAAGGAAGACAACAACATAGAAGACAACCTAATGGTAATCTCAGAACATAGGGACAGAAGTCGATTTGAGACTTGACTGATCAGTTTTGTGTTGTGAAGCTTTGGCTGATGCTCTAGCTGATGCAAGTGTGTCTGGGTTGGAACTCGATGGTCATGAAAAGAAAGCAGGTGGGCAAGAATAATGTATTTAGCTATGCAATATCACTATGGGTGGGTCTCTTGAACTTATTCAAATTTCATAGACATTGTTTGGATGCCTCATGTCTTGGTGTGAGACATCATTGTCTAGGAATGGAATGTAATATGTGTGGATTGTCAATACATATTGATACCATCAGAGTAGGGCATAATGCTTGTCTTCACTTCATTTTCCATGACCCAATACGTTTTTGTCTGATGGTAATTAATCATTTCCAATATTTGTTAGAGAACATAAGCATAAAAAGTTTGATTTGATCCTTGCACTCCCCATTGCTACATAACTTCTAGGTCAGTGTGGAACTGATGTTATATGTAGGTGTCTCCTTTTATTTGATTGGACCTTAACCTCTTGTGTTTGACCTCTATCTTACCTGGTGTTGTTTGCATAATATATTGTTGTTCAAAGTGCAACTATGGATTTCCTTATGTATTTAGCAGACTTAGATATGCTGTAGTGAAGCAGCTCTACActtataccccgtttacacgagcacttgtaagcgaGCCAGCCCGTGCTGGCTCGGTTTCTATGGTATGTGTAAATGCGGGCTGAGTCGTGCTGAGGCTCGGTATTTCTAGCTAGGCCAGAGCGCGCTAGCCCGGGTTGGCTCGGGTCAAGTACATCGTGTAAACGCAGAGTGCTGGAAAACGGGCCAcacatgctcatttggtagttTCGTGTAGCCATACCCCTTTCCGCTACGTCATACTTTCGTGCGAAAATGGCACAAATAGTGTAGAGCAAGACAGAGACTCTGTGTCTTATCCAATTATGGAGCTACCAAGATAAGCAAGAAGTTTAGCTTTTCAACTTCGTTGCTACATGTGCATAACAGTTGCCTGGGGATAGACCTACGACGTCTCGTATATGTCCTACGCATTCTTGATATGACTGTtgcgagcagcttggcttctgttcgttgcaaacgtgagctaacgcaagctatgtcaagctcaagtaaCTAATGCACATTAgtgacacgcattggcttccttctacagagtgtgtcgtgtaaacacgggctggaatactgggctggctCGGTGCGGCTCGCtatgcgtgctcgtgtaaacggggtattatAACTTAAATTGTTCATGTGTGCTCGTAGTCTTTTTATAGTTACAAGAGAGTTTTTGAAACATGTTTTTCTGTGTGGTTGATGTGAACATAAGGAGATAACTACTGCATTTCTGCTGGTTttctaacttaattaagcaacaatgttaataaaataattgaGGGGCAAcaataaatgtgtgtgtatgtgtgtgtggcacgcgGGCGCGCGTGCTCATGAGCCTGTTTACagtagtgtggtgtgtgtatcagCAAGAACATCATGTGCACAGTTGTGACGGTGTGTATCAATTGATTTATAATACAGTACATGCTATGTGGTAAAGTGGCGAATGACACGAGGCCATTCTATCATTCTAACATTTTAGACTGTGTCTGCACTATAATAGTTTAGAATCAACTTGTTTAGAATCTAAAGCTGTTTAGTTGAGGACTTCTGCAATTGCCTTGCTCACGTACGGGACGTGTTGGCAAACAGTTGTGTCCTACGTTGTAGCAACTTTCTTTTTTGTTCCTAGGGCCGCCTAAAGCGCTTTGTTTCCAGAGTGTTCCTTTCGAGCGTAAATAAGACCAAGAAGAGAGATCTACGTGCAGCAGACATCCTTAACAGAATGCACGTTATCATCACGTGATAGTTAAACTTAAACAACTTGAACTAAACTGCCTTTAAACTTGGTTTAGTGAAAGTTGTTTAAGCTGCCAACTAAACAGGTTTAGTGCTAATGCAGACACCCTAagttctaaacatgtttacaacttCTAAACTAAGATTTTAGTTTAGTCTGTAGTGCGGGCATACTCTTACACTAGAGTGTGGTTTGGTAGTATATACCAGTGTTTCCACTGGAAATTTTTTAGTAGTAGCCACTTGGCTAAAAGAGGTTGTTCGTTTGTAGCCAAGCACTTTATTTTAGAGCCAATAGAAATTGTTCAAACATCAACAGCTAACAATCTGGTAAAAGACAACAACTACTAAAAATGAGTGCCCACAATGTGCAGGGCATAAACAGAGCATGCGTCCTTTTTTAGTCCTTGGAGCTCTAATGTGTTGCACTAACTGCCATTCTTAGCATGCTGTAGTGACTGTGCTGCCCAGATCTGGTCCAGAGGAAGGCGTGCACTAACAGCTAGTCAAAATTGGCGAGGATGCATTACCATTTTATCGCCATCCGACttctatttgtagcatttggctatttggcAATTGTCAAATAGTGTgtcttttgtgttgtgttcccAGGCAGATTCAAGCAGAAAATCTTGTTTTTACTAGAACTAAACTTGCCACTAATGAAAGTAGTGTGGTTAATTAGTGGTAGAGGTTAGTCTGTTTTGTGACAGTTTCTACTTTGGTTGTATGCACTTATCTGGATTGATCTACTTTTTTTACTTATtattgtcacacacacattatgtTACCTTTGTGTCAATGCACTGCTTTCGCTGGGTGCAGTTGAAATAGACATAGTTGAATAAGAAATCTACAATGAAACATAGTCAGAGGGACAGTTTTTGTGTCGTTTTGTGTATGCAACTATTAGTGTAAGGAAGCAAATTGGACCTCTCGGGTAGTTTCTTGGTACATGCAGCTGTCTTGGTTTCCATTGTAGTGTAGGTTTCCAGTATTTTTTTGCATTAGTCCAGTAGTTGTTGCTGATTTGTCTTTACTTGACATCTGTGTATTGGTAGACATCCTTGTTGTTTTAATATATGTATAATCTAATTGTTCATGTTGCTGTCCTTTTAGGGGTTGCAGATGGCAAGCTTTCTTCATGTTGTCTGGCTGCAACCAATCACTCTTCACCTTCTTCAACTAGTCTGTCGGTAACACAAGTGTCGTTGTGTTCGCAGCTTGCACCCACTGTTTCTACTGAAACGTCTGCTGCACCCACTACTTCACGAAGTGTTTTTGTTCCTCCATTGGTACCGTATCATGCTGTTCGCCACACTAAACCTGGACAATTGATGTTTTTGCAACAGCCTGCCTTTTCAATTCAACAGCCACATATGCAATTTCGACAGGCTTTTCCTCAGCAGTTTCAACCTTCCTTCAGACAAAATCTTCCAACATCTAAGTTTGGTCCACTAAATGCTTCATCTTATCAACCATCTATAGGAATTGCTAGGCCTATGACACCTACTACAAGAGCTCAgtttacacatgcacatcaaCGGAGAGACAAGCATCACCATGGAGACGGTGGATCGTTGCATAGAGTCCACTCATTAACAAGGAACTCCAGAAATGAAGTGAAGCATGCAGGTTTGTTGAATTCTTCCTCTTCTCTTCCATCGTCTCCACTGATGTCGCCAGTCTTTCCACCTCATTTAGGAGGTTTTCGGTCATCACCTTCTCCTAATTCTTCTGTAACTGGGACACCTTCCCCTATAGGAAGGCATAGACATAGTTCATCGACTTCTTCAAGTCCTGGTGTGCTGCAGGATCGGTGTACTATTACATCCTTGTATGAATGGTTGAAGTCACTTCGTTTACATAAGTATCACCATTTGTTTGAGAAAATGACTTACGAAGAGGTGAGCAGTTCCATGAATGTGTGAAGCTGTGTCCAAATACTTAAAAGTGATTGGTTATTTCAGATGCTTGCACTTACTGAAGAAGATTTAGAGAAATTGCAACTAATGGATGGACCTCGCAGAAAGTTTATGAAACAGCTAGAATGTCTCAAGTAAGTTGTTGGGTATTGTTGTAGTTTGCGATGTAGTAGTTGGTGTTGGTGTGATATCTGTTGATGTGCTAGTTGGACTGTATGCAGTCTATTTGTTTACCATGTACATACAGCTTTCCTTTGTTCAGATTTCAAAATTGTGGCAACAAAACATTGATTTGTTATAGGAGTCAAGGCTTCAAAGGATTTGATTCGGATCACCTACCATTTACATTTAGGACTACTACATCACAATCGAGTCTTGACTCAGACACATGTACTCAACTTGGAGGTTCGAACATGATGGAAACCGATTTCAATGATTCAAAAAGTGTGTCTCCTTGTACTTACTCACCTGGGCCGTCTAACCAGGATCATCAGTCCCACGAGCCCGTTGAGCTACTGAATGAGGAACTTACCTGCGTGCCAGGTAATTCATCCAGCACTGCTAATCAGATGGAAGAAGCTGCAACATTTGTTATCCAGTTTCATCCACAACCGAAAGGAAATTTAGTCTCGTTTGCAGCACCAGTGATGATTGACTCGATGCCTGTAGGTGATGGTGATTTGTCAGTTACTCACTCTTCTGTGCATACCGGGGTCTCGTATGGACCCGACGGTCTTATCACCAATGGAGGCATGTTGTCTGGTGGTGAGTTTACTTCGACGTTTCAAGTCAGCTCTCAACAGCTGCAGTCTGTTAGTGGAGAGTACTCGATGCCACATCAACTGTCGTGCTATAGATGTGGACAACATGGTCACAGTGGTCCTAACtgtcaaaacagcaaaggCATGACTACAAACATGAAAGGTGATGACGATGCATTTGTATTTTCGTACTCGAGTGCAGTCTTATTTGTGTAGAGTTTTCACTACGTCTCAATGCGACTGATAAAGTTGAAGTTCCAGCTGCTGATTCTGCTGATCATTAAGTGTTTTCTCTCTCGTATGAGTGGCTACATGGTTGATGTTGCATGACAGCATTTGTCTTCATCGTACAAACTGTGCATGCGGATTGAGCACTGGTTTATTTCAGATCTATCGTCTCTGATATTACCTGGGAAAGTGTAACGACAGAGTGTCTAGTTACGCTGATAGAATATATTATTTGATATTTTTTATATTGCAAAATAGTATTTGGAAATACAGTTGCATCACCGACACCACACGGTCACACGGTAGAGTCATGTCCGGGATACGCAGTGTGTATACGGGTCCTCAGTAGCAGTGATTTTATATCGTGTTTCGCAAAGAACTAGAAATAGGAATGTCCGAGAAGAGATACATTGCTATGAAAGTAAGGTGAGACGTTGTAACTACTGAATCTTATTTGCTTCTTAGCTAAAAGAGGTTGGGTcattgcgtgggtgtgggcaCAGCGAAACCGTGTACACagttaataataatactgATTTAATAATACATATAGTTAatgaattaaaattaaaatttgtgtttaatttttttgtaggCCGCCACGTACGTGGCTGGTGTGGGAGCAGCAGTGTCTCTAGGAGCTGCAGGTCTGCTAGTGTTTGGAGGACAGACTGCTTACGACTTTGTCATCATGCCGTTGACAAGAATTATGGATCCAGAAAGAGCACACAGAGCAGCAGTTCGAGTGGCTTCCCTTGGATTTGTTCCAAAGCAAAGAGACACAGTAGAAGATAGAGAaatattggtaattaattaagctaagtTATCCTCaagcgcacacgcacacacacactcacacacacacacacacacacacgcacacacacacacacacacacacctcctcttcctcctgCATCACTGCTGTAGTAATTATAGAACGGTCGCGCTACCTCTCGACTGCAAAAGAGAACAAAGTCAATTAACTAGAACTAGAAAGACACTTGTGAACTGTATATCTGCCTTG
Encoded here:
- the LOC134178126 gene encoding uncharacterized protein LOC134178126, which codes for MHSKDDFLAFFKSSSGSTRIDLLCRVLRFCSPLELRFIASVLEDMCRKDHHDLQNIEHRINAATLTADGSSVSLHEKSTRRRLLITLALLRSDNQPVARRLFEQLMQSLCVNGGLKDSVELYDEGLLLLLMAANHPALLFDERQRLWRRIEQLTSGSEVSFAEKSLVDKTEPAEKLALKKIEVKDVQQRAGTKTYEYCMEVSWSDGSVNFVHKTHQELFEFQNKLLDKFPNEGGKKNRTIPFLPGKRYLARYRELADKRLPDIADYARKLVLLPAKISQCQFVLDFFSEGRQQHRRQPNALADALADASVSGLELDGHEKKAGVADGKLSSCCLAATNHSSPSSTSLSVTQVSLCSQLAPTVSTETSAAPTTSRSVFVPPLVPYHAVRHTKPGQLMFLQQPAFSIQQPHMQFRQAFPQQFQPSFRQNLPTSKFGPLNASSYQPSIGIARPMTPTTRAQFTHAHQRRDKHHHGDGGSLHRVHSLTRNSRNEVKHAGLLNSSSSLPSSPLMSPVFPPHLGGFRSSPSPNSSVTGTPSPIGRHRHSSSTSSSPGVLQDRCTITSLYEWLKSLRLHKYHHLFEKMTYEEMLALTEEDLEKLQLMDGPRRKFMKQLECLKSQGFKGFDSDHLPFTFRTTTSQSSLDSDTCTQLGGSNMMETDFNDSKSVSPCTYSPGPSNQDHQSHEPVELLNEELTCVPGNSSSTANQMEEAATFVIQFHPQPKGNLVSFAAPVMIDSMPVGDGDLSVTHSSVHTGVSYGPDGLITNGGMLSGGEFTSTFQVSSQQLQSVSGEYSMPHQLSCYRCGQHGHSGPNCQNSKGMTTNMKEFSLRLNATDKVEVPAADSADH